A stretch of the Leptospirillum ferriphilum genome encodes the following:
- a CDS encoding site-2 protease family protein, whose amino-acid sequence MFHFDSGMAYLSETGFQITTVGIPLLLAVTLHEVAHGAVADRLGDHTARYLGRLTLNPFPHVDPFGTILLPLMLYFSHTGLMFGYAKPVPINPLNMANPRRDMAIVAMAGPLSNLLQALVYMSLLHSFLGIVMTTSWFQSGEAGETVARLIITLFRMGILVNVVLFVFNLIPLPPLDGGRVLTGFLPAGGAAFMNRIEPWGMWILFGLILLDPYLGVLSRLVWPEMDSLTNLLMVWATKPGVS is encoded by the coding sequence GTGTTTCACTTTGATTCGGGCATGGCGTACCTTTCTGAAACAGGATTCCAGATTACGACGGTCGGGATTCCGCTTCTTCTCGCTGTCACGCTGCACGAAGTCGCTCACGGGGCAGTAGCGGATCGGCTGGGAGATCACACGGCCCGCTATCTCGGGCGGCTGACGCTCAATCCTTTTCCGCATGTGGATCCCTTCGGAACGATTCTTCTCCCCCTCATGCTCTACTTTTCCCACACCGGACTGATGTTCGGGTATGCGAAGCCGGTCCCGATCAATCCCCTGAACATGGCCAATCCCCGGCGGGATATGGCGATCGTCGCGATGGCCGGCCCATTGTCGAACCTTTTGCAGGCCCTGGTTTACATGAGCCTCCTGCACAGTTTTCTCGGAATCGTAATGACCACCTCCTGGTTTCAGTCTGGCGAAGCCGGGGAGACGGTCGCCCGCCTCATCATCACTCTTTTCCGGATGGGGATCCTGGTAAACGTCGTTCTGTTCGTTTTCAATCTCATTCCGCTCCCCCCCCTGGACGGAGGACGGGTCCTGACGGGATTTCTTCCGGCCGGAGGTGCCGCTTTCATGAACCGGATCGAGCCCTGGGGAATGTGGATCCTGTTCGGGCTGATCCTCCTCGACCCCTATCTGGGGGTTCTGTCGCGCCTTGTCTGGCCGGAAATGGATTCCCTGACAAACCTGCTCATGGTCTGGGCGACAAAACCCGGGGTCTCCTGA
- the trpS gene encoding tryptophan--tRNA ligase encodes MPMEKETSPENPVENSTEEKNVPVRRIVSGIQPSGRLHLGNYMGALKNWIDLQDRYESFFFIADWHALTTNYEDTSPIRQNIREMLVDWLSLGLDPEKCTIFLQSDVLEHAELNLLLSMVTPVSWLERNPSYKDQQTQITGRDLSTFGFLGYPVLMSADILLYRADHVPVGLDQLPHLELAREIARRLRHFYGPVVPEPLPLLTPTPRLLGLDGRKMSKSYKNCIYVGDSSAEVWEKVRPMMTDPARVRRSDPGDPDKCPVFNLHQSFSPSETVQEVDKGCRTAGIGCIDCKKLLVGHIERILQPAREKRQEISARKGFLKEVLREGGKTASGEARRTIREVRRAMRLPDEDLFE; translated from the coding sequence ATGCCGATGGAAAAAGAGACTTCTCCAGAGAACCCTGTCGAGAACAGCACGGAAGAGAAAAACGTTCCCGTCCGACGGATCGTGAGTGGAATCCAGCCCTCCGGCCGCCTTCATCTGGGCAATTACATGGGAGCCCTCAAAAACTGGATCGATCTCCAGGACCGCTACGAATCGTTCTTCTTTATCGCGGACTGGCATGCCCTGACAACGAATTATGAAGATACATCACCGATCCGGCAAAACATCCGGGAGATGCTCGTGGACTGGCTTTCCCTGGGTCTCGATCCTGAAAAATGCACGATTTTCCTGCAGTCGGACGTCCTCGAGCATGCCGAGCTGAACCTTCTTCTCTCCATGGTCACCCCGGTCTCCTGGCTCGAGAGGAACCCGTCCTACAAGGACCAGCAGACCCAGATCACGGGGAGAGACCTTTCCACGTTCGGATTTCTGGGGTATCCGGTCCTGATGTCGGCCGATATCCTCCTGTACCGCGCCGACCACGTGCCGGTGGGACTGGACCAGCTGCCGCACCTGGAGCTGGCCCGGGAAATTGCCCGTCGGCTGCGCCACTTTTATGGTCCCGTGGTTCCGGAACCCTTGCCGCTTCTGACTCCTACCCCGCGCCTCCTCGGTCTCGATGGCCGGAAAATGAGCAAAAGCTACAAGAATTGCATCTATGTCGGGGACTCTTCCGCCGAAGTCTGGGAAAAAGTCCGTCCCATGATGACAGATCCGGCCCGTGTCCGCCGATCGGACCCGGGAGATCCCGATAAGTGTCCCGTGTTCAACCTGCACCAGTCGTTTTCTCCGTCAGAAACAGTGCAGGAGGTCGACAAGGGGTGCCGGACAGCCGGCATCGGATGTATCGACTGCAAGAAGCTTTTGGTCGGTCACATCGAGAGGATTCTTCAGCCGGCCCGTGAAAAAAGACAGGAAATTTCCGCCAGAAAAGGGTTTTTGAAGGAAGTGCTCCGGGAAGGGGGGAAGACGGCCTCCGGGGAGGCGCGCCGGACGATCCGCGAAGTTCGCCGGGCCATGCGTCTTCCGGATGAAGACCTCTTCGAATGA
- a CDS encoding acetyl-CoA carboxylase carboxyltransferase subunit alpha has protein sequence MTETKVKKTSRKNSSQPEVPVWDRVLLARAQERPTSLDYIQRLCTQFVEVHGDRSFRDDPSIVGGFAVFEGKSVAVVGHQKGKSFKDRMTRNFGMPHPEGYRKALRIMRLAERFSMPILTFVDTPGAYPGIEAEERGQVEAVARNIMEMFEIRVPILVFIVGEGGSGGALAIGVGDRVYMLENAVYSVISPEACAAILWDNAGRAPEAAERLRMTASDLLNLGIIDGILPEASGGIQKDAMPTLSAMKPLIAEQLEQLQALSVEELLSSRQKKFDAMVAYRENNVVHFPGGQDATT, from the coding sequence ATGACCGAAACAAAAGTCAAAAAAACTTCCCGAAAAAACAGCTCCCAACCGGAGGTTCCCGTCTGGGACCGTGTCCTTTTGGCCCGTGCCCAGGAAAGACCAACCTCCCTCGACTATATCCAGCGGCTGTGCACGCAGTTTGTCGAGGTTCACGGAGACCGCTCCTTCCGGGACGATCCTTCCATTGTCGGAGGCTTTGCGGTCTTCGAAGGCAAAAGCGTTGCCGTTGTCGGCCATCAGAAAGGGAAAAGCTTCAAGGACCGGATGACAAGAAACTTCGGCATGCCCCATCCGGAAGGATATCGGAAGGCCCTTCGGATCATGCGCCTGGCCGAACGATTTTCCATGCCCATCCTGACCTTCGTCGACACGCCGGGAGCCTATCCGGGCATCGAAGCGGAAGAGCGCGGTCAGGTCGAGGCTGTTGCCAGAAATATTATGGAGATGTTCGAGATTCGTGTTCCCATTCTGGTATTTATTGTCGGCGAGGGAGGAAGCGGCGGGGCCCTGGCGATCGGGGTCGGAGACCGTGTCTACATGCTGGAAAACGCGGTCTATTCGGTCATCAGCCCGGAAGCGTGCGCCGCCATTCTCTGGGATAACGCCGGCAGAGCGCCCGAAGCGGCAGAGCGTCTCCGGATGACCGCTTCAGATCTCCTGAACCTGGGGATCATCGACGGCATTCTTCCGGAAGCGTCCGGAGGAATCCAGAAAGATGCGATGCCGACCCTGTCCGCGATGAAGCCTCTGATCGCCGAACAACTGGAACAGCTCCAGGCCCTGTCCGTCGAGGAGCTGCTGTCCTCCCGCCAGAAGAAGTTCGATGCCATGGTGGCGTACCGGGAAAACAACGTGGTCCACTTTCCCGGCGGTCAGGACGCGACCACCTGA